AATCGAATCCACAGATGCCTTCCTGACATATGCAGGTAAAAAATACCCAATAAAGATGAATATTAATGCACTTATGAATCAGTAAGATAAAAGTCAATCCATTCATCCATTGAGATAGATTATGATGTACAGTATTCCATCTGATATCCGGATTATTTAAATAATGGAACGATCAGGAGAGATAACCTCGCTCATTCTGAATGTGCTTACTATTCAGAAGAAAAGCATGAGTATTGTTGAAATCGCAGAACTAACGGGTGTTCACCGAAATGTTCTTGCTAAGTATATAAAAGTCTTAGAAGGACAAGGAAAAATCGAAGTTTCACGAATAGGAACAAAAAAGTATATTCAGTTAAGTCAGAGAATTCCAGCCTCATTTTTGAAAATTCTCACAACACATCCCTATTTGATCATTGATAAATATTTTTCCATACTAGAAGCAGGTAATAATATCCCGGAATTATATCACAGTGAAAATTTCATCATTGACAATGTCACTAGCCAAAAAGAACTTGACAGGCTGTTTATTACAGATGAAACTAAAAAATACCTTAATATTGCTATTAAAGGAAAAAAATCCACATACAAATTGGAAATTATTAACAAGCCATTTCCATATTGTTATCAATTAACTATCATCCCCATCGTCCTTGATAATGGACGACCTGGATCAGGAGTGATAATTGAAGACATATCAGAGAGTGAACAGAATTTAAATATATTAAAACAGATCAGATCGGCATATCAGGAGTTATTAGATAGTCAAATACAATATGTGGTCCGTTTTGACATAGATAATACTATCACTACCTCAAACAGCACCTTCACTCAACACACAGGAATACAGGAGCAGGCCCTTATTGGATCTCAATTTATTCCCTCATTTCCAAAAGACTCTTTTGACTACGCTATAACTCAGTTATCATCCATTACAAAGGAAAAACCAACAATCTCTCTTGATGTGAAAAGACTGATTGCAAATGGTGATTATTCATGGGAAAGATGGAAAGTTCAGGGAGTATTTGATGACAAATCGAATTCCCCGTATGAATATTCAGCTGTTGGATTAGATATTACAGAATTAAAAAGATCAGAATTAGAATACCAACACTTACAGGAACATTTTGAATCATTAATCAAAGAAAGGACAACTGAACTTCGAGAACTCAACAGTGAATTACTACACGAAATTTATCGGAGGGAGACTGTTGAGCGTGAACTTACAGTTACTAAATTTGTTATGGACAGTGCTAAGGATTATATCTTTCTTTTAAATTCAGATGGAGATATTGAATATATGAACACTAAAGCACAAGAAATTCTTCCACTGTCCGAAAATGAAGTCATAAATATTCGCAGTATTATAAGCAATGACTCGTCATCCGGAATTCAAAATCCATTTTCGTTTTCTCTGCATGAAATTGTAAATTTAGGAATCCCTACTATAAAAGGGTCGATTAAACGATCAGACAAAGAAAAAATTCCTATTGAGATTACTATAAATAAAATCGTTGACCGTGGAAAAGATGTTTTTTGTTGTATAGCCAGGGATATAACTGATCGCAAAAAAATTGAGACTGATTTATATCTTTATCGAAAACATCTGGAGCAAATAATCGACGAACGAACTAAACGGCTTCAAAAAGAAATCGAAGACAAAAAGAGAGTTGAAAAAACATTAAAAAATTGCAATGATCATTTCAAATTATTTATTGATGACTCGATTGAAATGGTTCTTTTATATCAAATAGACAGTGCAAAGTATTTGGATTCAAATTTAAGAGCAAATGCTTTTTTTACTCTTAATAAAAATAGTTTGGAAAAAACAATTTCTGAAAAACTTTCGAGAATAAATCTTGATAATAGTGAGAAGATTCTGGATTTTTTTTCCTCCATCATTTCAGATATCAAACCATATGAAGAACGAATATTCAACCGGATGATTTTTTTGGAGCCTGACAACGCAATAGATGCTGTGATCCGAATTAAAAGAATAATTTCAAATAATAATCACTATGTCAGGATTGGTATTACCGATATCAGTTCAATCACAGCATATAAGACAGATTTCCATGATCAGAAAAAAGAATAAATTATTCATTCATTTGCCTTATCTCTCATGATTCGTTCTTTTTGCTTCCATTCTGTTATATCCTGTAAGAAAAGAATATACCCGGAGGATTGATCCGTTTTCGAATTATAACATGGAATAATCTTCATTTGATAATATACAGATCCTCCCTTTTTTGTTCGATACAAATTTTTTCTTTTTATTCGGTCAATATCATATAATCCTTCAATCTCAAGAGTTTCACTATTTTTTATCCGTGATATGATCTGATTGCTGAAATTTGAGTCTAAAAAAAAACTGTACGATGCATAATCAGAGGGACCAGAAAAACCAAAAAATTGCCCTAATGCAAGATTTAAATCGTTTATTCGCCCATCAAGATCAATTAACCCAATTCCAATGGGAGATAAATTATAAACAATTCGTAATAATTCTTCTTTCTCTGACAGCATAGCATTTGCATGGATGAGTGCAGAACTTTTCTGATTTACCCGGTCATCAAGTTCTCTGTTTGCCAATATCAATTCCTGTTCCAGTTGATTCAGCCTGATATGATTTCTCACTCGAATAAGAAGTTCTTCAGGTTCTACTGGTTTGGTCAGGTAATCAACAGCACCGATACTGAATGCTTTTACTTTATCAAAGGTATCAGATAATGCTGAGAGAAAAATAATAGGGATGTCTCTCGTTTTTTCGTTTGATTTAAGTTGAAGGCAGGTTTCATATCCGTCAATTCCGGGCATCATTATATCGAGAAGAATCAGATCCGGTTCGATGAAATTAATCCTTTCCAGCGCTTTTTCTCCACTTGTCGCAATTAAAACCTGATAATTCTCCTGCTCCAGGGCAGCCTGAATCATACCAACAGATGCCGGAGTGTCATCTACCACCAAAATTGTTGGTTTATTATCAATATCTCTCTCATCATTCATCCTGTACACTCCTAATGAATGAAACAATCGCATCATCATTAAATTTCAGGCAATATTTACGAATTTTTTGAACAAAAGATAAATCAATTTCATTAGTTGTTTCTAAATTATTCAGGATTTGGTTAATACGTGAAAAATTACCTTGTTTGGCTAATAGTTCAATAGAACTCATTATTTGTTTTGAAGGAAGATGGCCCTTTTTAGGAACATCAATATTATTTAAAGGACTGATTTCATCACCTGTTGAAGACTCAGTCCATACAATATCAAGCTGCTTTCCAATCCGATCCAACAGCAATTCTATTTCAATGGGTTTGGCCAGAAAATCATCACACATTACCCTGAAATCATGTTCATGTTCGCTTCCTAAAACTGAAGCGGATATTCCAATAATTTTAATCGGGTCAAACGAATTATTATCCCGGATATAATGGATTACATCAAGGCCATTCATCCCGGTCATCACATAATCTAAAAGGATCATATCTGGTTTTTCTTTTGTTGCGATCTCAATGGCCTCTTCCCCTGACTTTGCCTTCAATATCTGAAATCCGAGTGGCTGTAAAAGATCAGTAAGAAATAATGCATTGGAAATATTGTTATCAACAATAAGGATTTTTTTCTGTTCTCCCCTATATCCGATAATATTTTTACACACCTTCTCATTTGGAATGAAATCATATGACGTCGGTAAGGGTATGGTTATAGTAAAAACGGATCCTTTCCCAAGTTCACTTTTCAGCGTGATTGAGCCGTGCATAAACTCAATCAGATTTTTTGTAATTGCAAGTCCCAGACCGGTTCCTTCAATAGTCTCACCCTGACTTTCTACTTGAGTAAAAGGTTTGAAAATGTCATCAATTTTATCATCAGGCACCCCTCGTCCGGTATCAATTATCTCACATTGAAAAACCTGAAGAGAAGGTGAATTATATCTGACCCTGAAGCATACTGTCCCATGATCGGTATATTTTATGGCATTATTCAAAACATTTATTAAAATCTGGCGTAATTTTCCCTCATCACCAGAAACACAGAGTGGGATTAAGGATAAAGGTTTAAAGATGTATTTGAGGTTCTTTTCTTCTGCCTGCATTTTGGTTATATTATAAACCTCTTCCAACAGGGGCATGAGGTAAAATGATTTTTCTTCAAGATGTATAACATGGGCTTCGATTTTACTCAGATCAAGAAGATCATTTATTAATGACAGGAGATGCTTTCCACTCATATTTATGGTTTTTAGTTGTTCCTTTTGCTCTTTCGTAATATTTGTGTACCCCTGCATGATCTGAGTATACCCAAGAATTGCGTTTAATGGGGTTCTGAGTTCATGGCTCATATGAGAAAGAAAAGTACTTTTTGCTTTATTTGCAGATTCTGCCTGTTCTTTAGCGAGGGCCAGTTCATGTGTTCTTTCAGCAATGAGCTCTTCAAGGTTTTCCCGATATTTTTGTAATTCCTGTTCCACTTTTTTCTTTTGAGTGATATCAGTAGCCCTGTGAATAATTTTTTCAATTCTTCCCTTTTCATCTAAAACGGGTGTACAGGATATTGAAAACGTCTTGTTTAAAAGTGCACTGGTTATTTCTTCTGATTCAAATTTTTTGGATTCAAGTGAACGTGCAAAAGGCCCTTTCAATGGAGGAGAGTTTATACCATAAAACAAAGAAAAACACTTTTCTCCCACTAATTCATCTTCCGGTTTCCCAAAAAGTTTGGCAGCTGCCCTGTTGGCAGATATTACCTGATTTAAACTATCAAGGACAAGGGTAGCAATTTCAGAATTATTAAAGATACCATCCCACTCCCTGCTTTTTCGTCTCAGTTTCTCTTCGGCCACTTTTAACCGTATCACTTTATCAATTTTTTGTCTCAGTTCATGGATTAAAACGCGAGGGTTGTCTGTTTTTGATATGTAAGAGTCAGCCCCTTCATCAAGGGCCTGGATGATGATCTCTTCACGTCCTTTCCCGGTAAAAATAATGAAGGGAATTACACTACCAGAACTGCGTATAATCTTTAGAAAGTCTATACCATTAATTTCCGGCATATCATAATCTGATATGATAACATCGACATCAGTATTCTCTAAAAATGACAACGCATTTTGAGCTGAATCGGCTTGATAAACAGTAATATCACCTGCCCGTTCTAACATTTTTTTAATAATATCCAGTAAGGCTGGTTCGTCATCTACATACAAAGCCGAAAGCATAGATGTATCATAGTGATTGATTCAACCATATTAATGATTTTATTACCATCCGGGCAAAAGAAAAAAACAGACCTTCCCTGCTTTTAAGGTATGGTTAATATTAAAAAAACTAGTTAATGAAGATTTTATTTGAATGGTTGAATTTTATTACCTTTTTCAGGGAACCTGGGTTTTCACCCAGAGATGCAGATCACGATAACTTGCATTGATACGATCAAATCCGGTGACAGAGTCAGAAGGGATTGTCTCATTAAAGAGCAGAAATTCAACCCTGTTATACCCTGTTTGTGAAGTAGTCAGATTATAGGGCAATATTGTTGTCTCATTATGAGCCAGAAATACAGGAATCTGGTTTTGACGATCCATGCGATTAATTGTTGAAGTATTGGTTTGATCATTAAACTGCATATTTACCAGATATGTTTCAATCATGTAGGTTACATTTCGGTATTCATGATTTCCGACCCCGATAAACATAGGATATTCGGTGCCAGTAAAAAGAACATTGGGATAATCAGCAGCCATTTTTTTCTCGCCCAGAATAAAAAATTCTGAAAATTTTTCTCCTTCTTTGGGTACTAGAATGACATATATCGTTGTACCTATTGCCCCTATTATTGCAATAAGCAGAATAATTGAGAGAATGCGATCCAGCCTTGATGATTCTGCAGAAAAGAACTCATTCTTAAATTCCCTTATCACAATATGGAAGGGTATCGTAAGTCGTTGTTCTACTGGCAGTAACACACGGCGATATTGTG
This DNA window, taken from Methanospirillum lacunae, encodes the following:
- a CDS encoding PAS domain S-box protein; the encoded protein is MSIVEIAELTGVHRNVLAKYIKVLEGQGKIEVSRIGTKKYIQLSQRIPASFLKILTTHPYLIIDKYFSILEAGNNIPELYHSENFIIDNVTSQKELDRLFITDETKKYLNIAIKGKKSTYKLEIINKPFPYCYQLTIIPIVLDNGRPGSGVIIEDISESEQNLNILKQIRSAYQELLDSQIQYVVRFDIDNTITTSNSTFTQHTGIQEQALIGSQFIPSFPKDSFDYAITQLSSITKEKPTISLDVKRLIANGDYSWERWKVQGVFDDKSNSPYEYSAVGLDITELKRSELEYQHLQEHFESLIKERTTELRELNSELLHEIYRRETVERELTVTKFVMDSAKDYIFLLNSDGDIEYMNTKAQEILPLSENEVINIRSIISNDSSSGIQNPFSFSLHEIVNLGIPTIKGSIKRSDKEKIPIEITINKIVDRGKDVFCCIARDITDRKKIETDLYLYRKHLEQIIDERTKRLQKEIEDKKRVEKTLKNCNDHFKLFIDDSIEMVLLYQIDSAKYLDSNLRANAFFTLNKNSLEKTISEKLSRINLDNSEKILDFFSSIISDIKPYEERIFNRMIFLEPDNAIDAVIRIKRIISNNNHYVRIGITDISSITAYKTDFHDQKKE
- a CDS encoding response regulator, encoding MNDERDIDNKPTILVVDDTPASVGMIQAALEQENYQVLIATSGEKALERINFIEPDLILLDIMMPGIDGYETCLQLKSNEKTRDIPIIFLSALSDTFDKVKAFSIGAVDYLTKPVEPEELLIRVRNHIRLNQLEQELILANRELDDRVNQKSSALIHANAMLSEKEELLRIVYNLSPIGIGLIDLDGRINDLNLALGQFFGFSGPSDYASYSFFLDSNFSNQIISRIKNSETLEIEGLYDIDRIKRKNLYRTKKGGSVYYQMKIIPCYNSKTDQSSGYILFLQDITEWKQKERIMRDKANE
- a CDS encoding response regulator yields the protein MLSALYVDDEPALLDIIKKMLERAGDITVYQADSAQNALSFLENTDVDVIISDYDMPEINGIDFLKIIRSSGSVIPFIIFTGKGREEIIIQALDEGADSYISKTDNPRVLIHELRQKIDKVIRLKVAEEKLRRKSREWDGIFNNSEIATLVLDSLNQVISANRAAAKLFGKPEDELVGEKCFSLFYGINSPPLKGPFARSLESKKFESEEITSALLNKTFSISCTPVLDEKGRIEKIIHRATDITQKKKVEQELQKYRENLEELIAERTHELALAKEQAESANKAKSTFLSHMSHELRTPLNAILGYTQIMQGYTNITKEQKEQLKTINMSGKHLLSLINDLLDLSKIEAHVIHLEEKSFYLMPLLEEVYNITKMQAEEKNLKYIFKPLSLIPLCVSGDEGKLRQILINVLNNAIKYTDHGTVCFRVRYNSPSLQVFQCEIIDTGRGVPDDKIDDIFKPFTQVESQGETIEGTGLGLAITKNLIEFMHGSITLKSELGKGSVFTITIPLPTSYDFIPNEKVCKNIIGYRGEQKKILIVDNNISNALFLTDLLQPLGFQILKAKSGEEAIEIATKEKPDMILLDYVMTGMNGLDVIHYIRDNNSFDPIKIIGISASVLGSEHEHDFRVMCDDFLAKPIEIELLLDRIGKQLDIVWTESSTGDEISPLNNIDVPKKGHLPSKQIMSSIELLAKQGNFSRINQILNNLETTNEIDLSFVQKIRKYCLKFNDDAIVSFIRSVQDE
- a CDS encoding DUF1616 domain-containing protein; protein product: MGILQPRDPWYEKIFVAFFEEKMFPDIKLILLWLFFTCVVIYLPLINTSPVRPFVALPMILFIPGYTLIAALFPDRNDIDMIERVALSFGLSIAVVPLIGLGLNYTPWGIRLDPIVISLIIFTIAMLCIAQYRRVLLPVEQRLTIPFHIVIREFKNEFFSAESSRLDRILSIILLIAIIGAIGTTIYVILVPKEGEKFSEFFILGEKKMAADYPNVLFTGTEYPMFIGVGNHEYRNVTYMIETYLVNMQFNDQTNTSTINRMDRQNQIPVFLAHNETTILPYNLTTSQTGYNRVEFLLFNETIPSDSVTGFDRINASYRDLHLWVKTQVP